A region of Bradyrhizobium sp. SZCCHNS1050 DNA encodes the following proteins:
- a CDS encoding ATP-binding protein, which yields MTSFALDPPISKTAGDIVAGDPSCRGKDKVLLGTLAETGPRRKLWLDITGEQVVAIFGKRGTGKSYSLGVIAEGLAAGMGDTAIACIQTPRAALVLDIMDIFWSTQIPLVDEGSAELRRQFANMRKGGMKSQPLNVDVWIPAGFERPEIDPLSVRSLAIGASDLESSDWGALFDIDMLTEPRGMLLTDLIGRVSLYGYSDRSGGSVPPSTAYDFDALLACLGGDPSFSVNYSDNTVRAVRQRLETFRDLPLFQGTPTDLSALLQPFRVSVLMLGRAQDDLKNVMVSVLLRRILRQRRDASFAQKRLDLQPELTGPETEELKATISSNIPRTWVLLDEAHVLAGSDRGSIARDAFIKYAKEGRNYGLSLALATQQPSALDSRLTSQVETLIVHQLTAPKDAAVALENLRSPPPSEARIDGEKVGVDALLRSLTPGIVTFSCGNAPTLPRVCVAAVRPRISAHGGYEA from the coding sequence ATGACGTCTTTTGCCCTTGACCCCCCTATTTCCAAGACCGCCGGCGACATCGTCGCGGGCGACCCTTCTTGTCGCGGCAAGGACAAAGTGCTGCTCGGCACCTTGGCGGAGACGGGGCCGCGCAGGAAGCTCTGGCTAGACATCACCGGCGAGCAGGTCGTGGCAATCTTCGGAAAGCGGGGAACCGGCAAGTCCTATTCGCTGGGCGTGATCGCCGAAGGTCTGGCCGCTGGAATGGGCGATACCGCGATCGCATGCATCCAGACTCCGCGGGCCGCATTGGTTCTCGACATCATGGATATTTTCTGGAGCACCCAAATCCCTCTGGTGGACGAGGGGTCCGCGGAGCTTCGCCGCCAGTTCGCCAACATGCGGAAGGGAGGGATGAAGTCACAGCCTCTCAACGTCGACGTATGGATTCCGGCTGGCTTCGAGAGACCCGAGATCGACCCGCTGTCCGTGCGCTCGCTCGCGATCGGCGCCTCCGACCTCGAGTCGAGCGATTGGGGCGCGCTCTTCGACATCGACATGCTGACCGAACCGCGGGGAATGTTGCTGACCGACCTCATCGGTCGGGTGTCGCTCTACGGCTACAGCGACCGTTCGGGCGGCTCGGTGCCGCCTTCGACGGCGTACGATTTCGACGCGCTCCTGGCTTGCCTCGGGGGCGATCCCTCCTTCTCGGTGAATTACAGCGACAACACCGTCCGCGCCGTCCGCCAGCGTCTGGAGACTTTTCGCGATCTCCCTCTTTTCCAGGGCACACCGACGGATCTGTCGGCGCTGCTCCAGCCGTTCCGCGTCAGTGTGCTCATGCTTGGACGGGCGCAGGACGATCTCAAGAACGTGATGGTGTCGGTATTGCTGAGAAGGATCCTGCGGCAGCGGCGGGACGCCTCCTTCGCGCAGAAGAGGCTGGATTTGCAGCCCGAACTGACCGGACCCGAGACGGAGGAGCTCAAGGCGACGATCTCGTCGAACATACCTCGGACCTGGGTGCTCTTGGACGAGGCGCATGTGCTCGCCGGCTCCGACCGCGGCTCGATCGCGAGGGACGCCTTCATCAAGTACGCGAAGGAAGGAAGAAATTACGGACTGTCGCTTGCTCTCGCCACCCAGCAGCCGAGCGCGCTCGACAGTCGGCTGACCTCCCAGGTCGAGACGCTGATAGTGCATCAGCTAACGGCGCCGAAGGACGCGGCGGTGGCGCTGGAGAACCTGCGGTCTCCGCCGCCGTCGGAAGCGCGGATCGATGGTGAGAAGGTGGGAGTGGACGCTTTGCTGCGATCGCTGACGCCGGGCATCGTGACGTTCTCGTGCGGAAACGCTCCCACGCTTCCGCGCGTCTGCGTCGCCGCCGTTCGGCCGCGGATTTCGGCGCACGGAGGGTACGAAGCTTGA